The Candidatus Zymogenus saltonus DNA segment GACGGCGTTTGATTTTTTGTTGGAAGGATTGAAAAGAAGCGGGCAGCCGCTGCTTCTCTCCATCCTGGGGCTGGTCGTTGTTTGGGTCTATGCAATAGCCGATGCCCTGATCTTCGGAAGCGACGCGGACGAGGCTTGAGGGCTCAGTCCTTCGTCCGCCTGAACTTGCGGTTCATGGCGAGGAGGAAGAGGGTAATAAAGAGAAGGCCGCAAACGTTTTCCAACAGTATAACAAAATTCGTTATATTGCTCAGGGGGACTAAACCAGTGTCGAAGCTAACACTTAAATATTTTCCGAGTGCAAGGTTGCTCAGGCTGAAATAGAAAGTATTGACAATATCCTCCCAGTTTAAATTCTTAATAAAATCTATTATATTGAAAAAGTTACATTCAAGAGGGCGGCTTGGATCCTTATATTTTAAACCTGACAGTAGATATAGAGGAATAAAAAGGAAAGGAGTCAATAGTATCCAAAGAAACGCCATTATCGGCTGTTCGCCATAAAGAGAAATGTATTTGTAGAAAAATAACATTAATCTGGTTATAATACTCTCTCTTGTCCCCTTTTTTCTCATCTCCATTGCGCCCACGAAGAAGTCTCCCGCCTCGTGATACCTGCCGGTTTTTTCGTAGTTTAAGCGAAGTTGATTATAAATATTTTGTACTTCATAGTGTTCGTTTTCCTTGTCTTTATAAAAAATCCCCGTCTTTTTTAATAATCTCTTGAAGAAACCCGTTTGAAAAGATTCGTCAAAGAGCATGTTTCTTCTTGTAAATCCTCTGGACTTTCTCCAGAAAACTTCTTTAAAATTTATCTTTTCGACATTTGCTCTGTTAAATCTCACGTTTTTAAGATTAACACCATCAAAAGTAAGATTTGCTTTTTCTCCAAATTTATAAAAATTACTAAAAATTGCTTTAGATTTATCTTCAAAGATTTTTTTTGTGAAAAATACATTGACTTCTTTGGAAAGTATTATCTCACCGAAATAAGCTTCTCTAAAGAATTTT contains these protein-coding regions:
- a CDS encoding pentapeptide repeat-containing protein; this translates as MAKCEYKKEYWHSKEKGFVKYKCPHNSIKKPDDNGKKYCIFHSRQDNKKVNKFYKEFKKKCESGDHEFIGFIFPKSLDFENLRVEIGGFDFKNANFWKAEFMGDADLMRSSFFGKTDFRDVIFNGVAIFLGTVFYDNVNFNDATFSDGANFWGTIFIKNAYFGGATFSRWVDFYDAKFFREAYFGEIILSKEVNVFFTKKIFEDKSKAIFSNFYKFGEKANLTFDGVNLKNVRFNRANVEKINFKEVFWRKSRGFTRRNMLFDESFQTGFFKRLLKKTGIFYKDKENEHYEVQNIYNQLRLNYEKTGRYHEAGDFFVGAMEMRKKGTRESIITRLMLFFYKYISLYGEQPIMAFLWILLTPFLFIPLYLLSGLKYKDPSRPLECNFFNIIDFIKNLNWEDIVNTFYFSLSNLALGKYLSVSFDTGLVPLSNITNFVILLENVCGLLFITLFLLAMNRKFRRTKD